In one Bacillus thuringiensis genomic region, the following are encoded:
- a CDS encoding dicarboxylate/amino acid:cation symporter encodes MRIAKNLTFQVIVAIICGIAVGAIWPSVGQQMKPIGETFINMIKMVIAPIIFLTIVLGIASMGSMKKVGRVGGKALLYFEIVTTAALIIGIIVANVVRPGDGLDPSKLKGGDVSQYVQSGQEMKWMDFFLHIVPSNMFEAFAKGDILQVLFFSILFGAGLTMLGKNGQPVIDFFERLSKVFFNILSIVMKLAPVGAFGGMAFTIGKYGLSTLIPLGKLMICVYATMALFVFIVLNFICKLYKFSLWKYLAHIKEELLIVLGTSSSESVLPRMMTKMEDFGCSKPVVGLVIPTGYSFNLDGTTIYLSMATIFLAQVFHVDLSLGQQLTIIAILLVTSKGAAAVTGGGFIVLASTLSAMNVIPLEGLALLLGVDRFMSEARAIVNLIGNGIATVVVAKSENEFDDEKYTRVVEEMKRKKMAG; translated from the coding sequence ATGAGAATTGCAAAGAATTTAACATTCCAAGTTATTGTGGCCATTATTTGTGGTATTGCAGTAGGGGCAATTTGGCCGAGTGTTGGACAACAAATGAAGCCAATTGGTGAAACATTCATCAATATGATTAAAATGGTTATTGCACCGATTATCTTTTTAACAATTGTACTCGGTATTGCAAGTATGGGAAGTATGAAAAAGGTAGGCCGTGTTGGTGGGAAGGCACTATTATATTTTGAAATTGTTACAACAGCTGCTTTAATTATTGGTATCATCGTAGCGAATGTTGTGCGTCCCGGAGATGGATTAGATCCCTCAAAACTAAAAGGCGGAGATGTTTCACAATATGTACAAAGCGGGCAAGAAATGAAATGGATGGATTTCTTTTTACATATTGTGCCGTCTAACATGTTTGAAGCATTTGCAAAAGGTGATATTTTACAAGTGTTATTCTTCTCCATTTTATTTGGCGCAGGATTAACGATGTTAGGGAAAAATGGACAACCGGTTATTGATTTTTTTGAAAGATTATCGAAAGTATTTTTTAACATTTTATCAATTGTAATGAAATTAGCACCGGTTGGAGCATTCGGTGGGATGGCATTTACAATTGGGAAGTATGGTTTAAGCACGCTCATACCACTTGGCAAATTAATGATTTGTGTATATGCGACAATGGCATTATTTGTTTTTATTGTTTTAAATTTTATTTGTAAACTGTATAAATTTAGTTTGTGGAAATATTTAGCTCATATTAAAGAAGAATTACTTATTGTTCTCGGGACATCATCGTCAGAATCAGTACTGCCGCGAATGATGACAAAGATGGAAGACTTCGGGTGTTCGAAACCGGTAGTAGGTTTAGTCATTCCAACAGGCTATTCTTTTAACTTAGATGGAACAACAATTTATTTATCGATGGCTACTATATTTTTAGCACAAGTTTTCCACGTCGATCTTTCACTAGGTCAACAATTAACTATAATAGCTATTTTATTAGTTACATCTAAAGGAGCAGCAGCAGTAACCGGCGGGGGATTCATTGTGCTAGCATCTACTCTATCTGCAATGAATGTTATCCCATTAGAAGGTTTAGCGTTATTACTTGGTGTAGATCGTTTCATGTCAGAAGCACGTGCTATCGTTAATTTAATTGGTAACGGTATTGCAACTGTAGTTGTTGCAAAAAGTGAAAATGAATTTGATGATGAGAAGTATACGAGAGTAGTAGAGGAAATGAAACGAAAAAAAATGGCCGGGTAA
- a CDS encoding LCP family protein, which produces MGNHSSLREEKIKQKYKKKTIISLLLAVLLFGGIGYGAYVYMKTSSLVQKSNLNLARGEKSNLREKSVKPIANHVSLLIMGIDENQERQKEYNGAFHTDALLLATFNKDDKTVKLTSIPRDTYTYVPVEKKKDKITHAYGSGFVKNGKDGGPQASVEAVEKLLQVPVDYFVKFNFGSFTKIVDGLDGIEVDVPVEFTEQNSKDEPDTIHLKKGLQKLNGEEALALARTRHIDSDAMRGQRQQLVIEAILSKLKSVESITKLEKIVEAVDGDFKTNLVMDDILSFYKYGLNGSVEKIQLAGDDLYLPNGPNGQRVYYYNPNKKDLQSLSNTLRTHLGLSEKQIEEN; this is translated from the coding sequence ATGGGGAATCATTCATCTTTAAGAGAAGAGAAAATTAAGCAAAAATATAAAAAGAAAACGATAATAAGTTTACTACTGGCGGTATTACTATTTGGTGGAATTGGCTATGGAGCTTATGTATATATGAAAACTTCTAGTCTCGTACAAAAATCTAATTTGAATTTAGCACGAGGTGAAAAATCCAATTTACGTGAGAAATCTGTAAAGCCAATTGCAAATCATGTTTCACTTTTAATTATGGGAATTGATGAAAATCAAGAACGACAAAAGGAATATAATGGTGCATTTCATACAGATGCATTACTGTTAGCGACTTTTAATAAAGATGATAAAACAGTGAAATTAACGAGCATACCGCGTGATACATACACATATGTTCCAGTTGAAAAGAAAAAAGATAAAATAACCCATGCATATGGAAGTGGTTTCGTTAAAAATGGTAAAGATGGAGGACCGCAAGCTTCTGTGGAAGCGGTAGAAAAATTGTTACAGGTGCCTGTTGATTATTTTGTGAAATTTAATTTTGGTTCCTTTACTAAAATTGTTGATGGGTTAGATGGTATTGAAGTGGATGTCCCAGTTGAATTTACGGAGCAAAATAGTAAAGATGAACCTGATACGATTCATTTGAAAAAAGGATTACAAAAATTAAATGGGGAAGAAGCACTCGCACTAGCAAGAACGCGCCATATTGATAGTGATGCAATGAGAGGACAGCGCCAACAACTTGTTATTGAAGCGATTTTAAGTAAATTAAAAAGTGTAGAATCGATTACGAAGCTAGAAAAAATAGTTGAGGCGGTTGATGGTGATTTTAAAACAAATTTAGTAATGGACGATATTTTATCTTTTTATAAATACGGTTTAAACGGTTCAGTTGAAAAAATACAATTAGCTGGTGATGATTTATACTTACCTAATGGCCCAAACGGGCAACGTGTATATTATTATAATCCTAATAAAAAAGATCTACAGAGTTTGAGTAATACTCTTAGAACACATCTAGGATTAAGTGAAAAGCAAATTGAGGAGAATTAA